A part of Sulfurifustis variabilis genomic DNA contains:
- a CDS encoding fumarylacetoacetate hydrolase family protein yields MREDRIRLPVIEDWSRAMIRLIDAGPAAWARLARAGADVELPLAEAELLAPLPRPRKNIMCLGWNYAEHAQESAASQGREAKLPEHPMVFTKNVTSVNAPYGEIPCHDGVTGELDWEVELGVIIGKGGRGIPRERALDHVFGYTVINDISARDLQFRHKQYFIGKSLDGACPMGPLIVTADEIPDPQALWLRSWVNGSLKQDSSTRHMIFPVAEIIHVLSRGMTLEPGDVIATGTPSGVGFARTPPEFLKRGDVVECEVEGIGRLRNRIV; encoded by the coding sequence GTGCGCGAGGATCGTATCCGGCTGCCCGTGATCGAGGACTGGTCCCGCGCGATGATCCGGCTCATCGATGCCGGGCCGGCGGCATGGGCACGGCTGGCCCGGGCCGGCGCGGACGTCGAGCTCCCGCTCGCCGAGGCGGAGCTGCTGGCCCCCCTGCCCCGGCCGCGCAAGAACATCATGTGTCTCGGCTGGAACTACGCCGAGCACGCGCAGGAAAGCGCGGCGTCGCAGGGCCGCGAAGCGAAGCTCCCCGAGCACCCGATGGTGTTCACCAAGAACGTGACGAGCGTGAACGCCCCGTACGGGGAGATCCCGTGTCACGACGGCGTGACCGGCGAGCTCGACTGGGAGGTGGAGCTGGGCGTGATCATCGGCAAGGGCGGGCGCGGGATTCCGCGCGAACGCGCCCTCGATCACGTGTTCGGGTACACGGTGATCAACGACATCTCCGCCCGCGACCTGCAGTTCCGCCACAAGCAGTACTTCATCGGGAAGAGCCTCGACGGCGCCTGTCCCATGGGTCCCCTGATCGTGACCGCCGACGAGATCCCCGATCCGCAGGCCCTGTGGCTCCGGAGCTGGGTGAACGGCTCGCTCAAGCAGGACTCGAGCACGCGCCACATGATCTTTCCCGTCGCCGAGATCATCCACGTGCTCTCGCGCGGAATGACGCTCGAGCCCGGCGACGTCATCGCGACCGGCACGCCGAGCGGCGTCGGCTTCGCGCGCACGCCGCCCGAGTTCCTGAAGCGCGGCGACGTCGTGGAGTGCGAGGTGGAGGGGATCGGGCGCCTGCGCAACCGGATCGTGTAG